A genomic stretch from Actinomycetota bacterium includes:
- a CDS encoding metalloregulator ArsR/SmtB family transcription factor, whose protein sequence is MAEDESVFKALADPTRRQILQDLRSGEMAAGEIASRFPISGPSISRHLGVLKGAGLVRERRDSNRILYSLVEERLATSVGNFLSAVCPEQVVIRRQRRIRSDKGPTE, encoded by the coding sequence ATGGCTGAAGACGAAAGTGTGTTCAAGGCTCTTGCCGATCCGACCCGCCGGCAGATCCTTCAAGACCTGCGCAGTGGCGAGATGGCGGCCGGCGAAATCGCGTCCAGGTTCCCGATCAGCGGGCCTTCGATCTCCCGACACCTGGGCGTTCTCAAGGGCGCCGGTTTGGTGCGGGAGCGCCGGGACTCCAACCGCATTCTCTATTCGCTGGTGGAGGAGCGCCTGGCGACATCCGTCGGCAACTTCCTCTCGGCGGTGTGCCCCGAACAGGTTGTCATACGCCGGCAGCGCCGCATCCGATCCGACAAAGGCCCAACCGAATAA